In one window of Ovis aries strain OAR_USU_Benz2616 breed Rambouillet chromosome 3, ARS-UI_Ramb_v3.0, whole genome shotgun sequence DNA:
- the FAM78A gene encoding protein FAM78A isoform X3 gives MNDNFYPSVTWAVPVSESNVAKLTNIYRDQSFITWLVATNTSTNDMIVLQTLHWRMQLSIEVNPARPLGQRARLREPIAQDQPKILSKNEPIPPSALVKPNANDAQVLMWRPKFGPPLVVIPPKHR, from the coding sequence ATGAACGATAACTTCTACCCCAGCGTCACGTGGGCCGTGCCCGTCAGCGAGAGCAACGTGGCCAAACTGACCAACATCTACCGGGACCAGAGCTTCATCACGTGGCTGGTGGCCACCAACACCTCGACCAACGACATGATCGTCCTGCAGACGCTGCACTGGCGCATGCAGCTGAGCATCGAGGTGAACCCCGCCCGGCCCCTGGGCCAGCGCGCCCGGCTCCGGGAGCCCATCGCCCAGGACCAGCCCAAAATCCTGAGCAAGAACGAGCCCATCCCGCCCAGCGCCCTGGTCAAGCCCAACGCCAACGACGCTCAGGTCCTCATGTGGCGGCCCAAGTTTGGGCCGCCGCTGGTGGTGATCCCGCCCAAGCACCGGTAG
- the PLPP7 gene encoding inactive phospholipid phosphatase 7 yields the protein MPASQSRARARDRSNVLNRAEFLSLNQPPKGAPEPRSSGRKASGPSTQPPAPGDGARERRQSQQLPEEDCMQLNPSFKGIAFNSLLAIDICMSKRLGVCAGRAASWASARSMVKLIGITGHGVPWIGGTILCLVKSSTLAGQEVLMNLLLALLLDIMTVAGVQKLIKRRGPFESSPSLLDHLTMDVYAFPAGHASRAAMVSKFFLSHLVLAVPLRVLLVLWALCVGLSRVMIGRHHITDVLSGFAIGYFQFRLVELVWMSSNTCQMLISAW from the exons ATGCCAGCCTCCCAGAGCCGAGCCCGGGCCCGGGACCGCAGCAACGTCCTCAACCGGGCCGAGTTCCTGTCCCTGAACCAGCCCCCCAAGGGGGCCCCGGAGCCCCGCAGCTCGGGCAGGAAGGCCTCGGGCCCCTCgacacagcccccagcccctggggacGGGGCCCGCGAGCGGCGCCAGTCCCAGCAGCTGCCCGAGGAGGACTGCATGCAGCTCAACCCCTCCTTCAAGGGCATCGCCTTCAACTCCCTGCTGGCCATTGACATCTGCATGTCCAAGCGCCTGGGGGTGTGCGCAGGCCGGGCCGCGTCCTGGGCCAGCGCCCGCTCCATGGTCAAGCTCATCGGCATCACGGGCCACGGCGTCCCCTGGATCGGGGGCACCATCCTCTGCCTGGTGAAGAGCAGCACGCTGGCCGGCCAGGAGGTGCTCATGAACCTGCTTCTGG CCCTGCTCCTGGACATCATGACGGTGGCCGGCGTGCAGAAGCTCATCAAGCGGCGCGGCCCATTCGAGTCGAGCCCCAGCCTCCTGGACCACCTCACCATGGACGTGTACGCCTTTCCCGCTGGACACGCCAGCCGCGCGGCCATGGTGTCCAAGTTCTTCCTGAGCCACCTGGTGCTGGCCGTGCCGCTGCGCGTCCTGCTGGTGCTCTGGGCCCTGTGCGTGGGGCTGTCGCGGGTCATGATCGGCCGCCACCACATCACTGACGTCCTCTCCGGCTTCGCCATTGGCTACTTCCAGTTCCGCCTGGTCGAGTTGGTGTGGATGTCCTCCAACACCTGCCAGATGCTCATCTCTGCCTGGTGA
- the FAM78A gene encoding protein FAM78A isoform X1, which translates to MPSFPWDCWSSLEIRVVLCAMGCIQSIGGKARVFREGITVIDVKASIDPIPTSIDESSSVVLRYRTPHFRASAQVVMPPIPKKETWIVGWIQACSHMEFYNQYGEQGMSSWELPDLQEGKIEAISDSDGVNYPWYGNTTETCTIVGPTKRNSKFIISMNDNFYPSVTWAVPVSESNVAKLTNIYRDQSFITWLVATNTSTNDMIVLQTLHWRMQLSIEVNPARPLGQRARLREPIAQDQPKILSKNEPIPPSALVKPNANDAQVLMWRPKFGPPLVVIPPKHR; encoded by the exons ATGCCCAGCTTCCCCTGGGACTGCTGGTCCTCCCTGGAGATCAGAGTGGTCCTGTGTGCCATGGGCTGCATTCAGAGCATCGGAGGCAAAGCCAGAGTCTTCCGGGAAGGCATCACGGTGATCGATGTGAAGGCCTCTATCGACCCCATCCCCACCAGCATCGATGAGTCCTCCAGCGTGGTGCTCCGCTACCGGACACCCCACTTCCGTGCCTCGGCCCAGGTGGTCATGCCGCCCATCCCCAAGAAGGAGACCTGGATAGTCGGCTGGATTCAGGCATGCAGCCACATGGAGTTCTATAACCAGTATGGGGAGCAGGGCAT GTCCAGCTGGGAGCTCCCAGACCTCCAGGAAGGCAAGATTGAGGCCATCAGCGACTCGGACGGGGTGAACTACCCGTGGTACGGCAACACCACAGAGACCTGCACCATCGTGGGCCCCACCAAGAGAAACTCCAAGTTTATCATCAGCATGAACGATAACTTCTACCCCAGCGTCACGTGGGCCGTGCCCGTCAGCGAGAGCAACGTGGCCAAACTGACCAACATCTACCGGGACCAGAGCTTCATCACGTGGCTGGTGGCCACCAACACCTCGACCAACGACATGATCGTCCTGCAGACGCTGCACTGGCGCATGCAGCTGAGCATCGAGGTGAACCCCGCCCGGCCCCTGGGCCAGCGCGCCCGGCTCCGGGAGCCCATCGCCCAGGACCAGCCCAAAATCCTGAGCAAGAACGAGCCCATCCCGCCCAGCGCCCTGGTCAAGCCCAACGCCAACGACGCTCAGGTCCTCATGTGGCGGCCCAAGTTTGGGCCGCCGCTGGTGGTGATCCCGCCCAAGCACCGGTAG
- the FAM78A gene encoding protein FAM78A isoform X2 — protein MIRGVANETGRCFFLLSADRIWVRNGKGRKLQKDVHQSGMWSSWELPDLQEGKIEAISDSDGVNYPWYGNTTETCTIVGPTKRNSKFIISMNDNFYPSVTWAVPVSESNVAKLTNIYRDQSFITWLVATNTSTNDMIVLQTLHWRMQLSIEVNPARPLGQRARLREPIAQDQPKILSKNEPIPPSALVKPNANDAQVLMWRPKFGPPLVVIPPKHR, from the exons ATGATCAGGGGAGTGGCAAATGAAACGGGGagatgcttttttcttctttccgcTGATAGGATCTGGGTTAGAAATGGAAAGG GGAGAAAGCTTCAGAAGGATGTTCACCAGAGTGGGATGTG GTCCAGCTGGGAGCTCCCAGACCTCCAGGAAGGCAAGATTGAGGCCATCAGCGACTCGGACGGGGTGAACTACCCGTGGTACGGCAACACCACAGAGACCTGCACCATCGTGGGCCCCACCAAGAGAAACTCCAAGTTTATCATCAGCATGAACGATAACTTCTACCCCAGCGTCACGTGGGCCGTGCCCGTCAGCGAGAGCAACGTGGCCAAACTGACCAACATCTACCGGGACCAGAGCTTCATCACGTGGCTGGTGGCCACCAACACCTCGACCAACGACATGATCGTCCTGCAGACGCTGCACTGGCGCATGCAGCTGAGCATCGAGGTGAACCCCGCCCGGCCCCTGGGCCAGCGCGCCCGGCTCCGGGAGCCCATCGCCCAGGACCAGCCCAAAATCCTGAGCAAGAACGAGCCCATCCCGCCCAGCGCCCTGGTCAAGCCCAACGCCAACGACGCTCAGGTCCTCATGTGGCGGCCCAAGTTTGGGCCGCCGCTGGTGGTGATCCCGCCCAAGCACCGGTAG